In Candidatus Saccharibacteria bacterium oral taxon 488, one DNA window encodes the following:
- the atpF gene encoding F0F1 ATP synthase subunit B — protein METILTQFASAEAHAAEKADLFSSLGIDWKLLILQTVAFLILLVILRKWVYPPLAAMLDKREKDMRTAEKAAQSARDNADKAEKMTNELMRKARAEASDIVAAAREEAASVVEQAAAKATAKSETIVSAAQAEIAKEVEQAKKTLHNETLELVAEATGKVLHEKVDTKTDAKLIATAVKEVA, from the coding sequence GTGGAGACTATATTGACACAATTTGCGAGTGCCGAAGCGCACGCGGCCGAAAAGGCTGACCTGTTCAGTTCGCTGGGCATTGACTGGAAGCTGCTGATTTTACAAACGGTGGCGTTTCTAATCTTGCTAGTGATTCTACGCAAGTGGGTATATCCACCGCTGGCAGCGATGCTCGACAAGCGCGAAAAAGACATGCGCACAGCCGAAAAGGCAGCGCAGTCGGCGCGTGATAACGCTGATAAGGCTGAAAAAATGACCAACGAGTTGATGCGAAAAGCTCGGGCGGAGGCCAGTGATATCGTGGCGGCAGCGCGCGAGGAAGCGGCCTCGGTCGTCGAGCAAGCTGCGGCTAAGGCGACTGCCAAGTCTGAGACCATCGTTAGCGCGGCGCAGGCGGAAATTGCTAAGGAAGTTGAGCAGGCCAAGAAAACATTGCACAATGAAACGCTGGAATTAGTGGCCGAGGCGACTGGCAAGGTTTTGCACGAGAAAGTTGATACTAAGACAGACGCCAAGCTGATCGCGACTGCGGTCAAGGAGGTTGCCTAG
- a CDS encoding UvrD-helicase domain-containing protein, which yields MDFDTRYATLNANQRQAVNYIHGSLLVIAGPGTGKTELLSMRAAQILRQTDTLPDSILCLTFTESGAANMRQRLRQIIGEDAYKIAIHTFHSFGTEIINQHREYFFHGADSQPADELTQHQIVTGILEGLDWRNPLSVKNNGEFVYTSELIRVISEFKQSGLTPAELRLVMADNQRVIADIAHDIQQVFATKISKKTIELFAPLAEKIAERIGEENAAKTSKEGATELSENAASSAPHHATPSAALPSSITPYAHVLALSIAHATQEAIDASSTKPLTAWKNKWCEKNAAGEFVLKDATASEKLSAAIDVYEAYGNVLAERSLFDYDDMILSVIQACEAHPELRANLQEQFQFIMVDEFQDTNLAQLRLLFDLTGDEDDPNIMAVGDDDQAIFSFQGADIGNIQRFRQHYHDPKIIVLTDNYRSAADILTAARGVITQGTDRLENTIDGLSKQLTAHASGNGARVEIQEFASVSEERAGVAQHIAELIKRGKDPAHITVIARHHKELIELLPYLYRQNLTVNYERHDDILEQNIIQTLDKLVRVVIAIHQNNLDVANSLLPEVIAHPAFGFSALDIWRLSLHAYNNRQLWLESMLANSTFQPFGEWLLERAKDVPNLPLEEQLDKLLGLEIDAGITPIDSSLRAGRQRTLGLQSLHGVDQSNSSSACSDKSSLPPTNEDVRATIAVRSPSEDSSRNSLAAHYFSPEALAEHPDAYLTTLESLRTLRQKLRDRVTDEIPTLADFLEFINLHRSTKTRLTHIRPQASALGGAINLMTAHKSKGLEFPHVFVIGAIDSAWGEKVRSRSRLIRYPANLQLQPAGASYDERLRLFFVAMTRAKTTLTMTYSQTNDAGSDTMIASFLTDHAPTIIPAADTPTAQMTVAHTDWSTRLSAPMTAELKDVLAPTLETYKLSITHLNNFLDVSRGGPQNFLLNNLLRFPSAKSPAASYGTAIHASLQQLHNLLRTDHYLPPAEHILHHFRTSLEAQHLPPGDFELYLDKGTAALTAFLDAKSSDFRDTELAEFDFAHQGVVVGGARLTGKLDVADIDKHNKTIFVTDYKTGKPSHSWKGTSDYEKIKLHKYRQQLMFYQLLVTSSRDYGNFSFTGARLQFVEPDTKTGDILSLEDTFSEEELAEFARLINVVWRKITTLELPDISGYSADYKGMVQFEEDLLAEAE from the coding sequence ATGGATTTTGACACGCGCTACGCCACGCTGAACGCCAATCAGCGCCAGGCGGTCAATTATATTCACGGTTCGCTCCTGGTGATCGCCGGGCCAGGTACGGGCAAGACCGAGCTGCTGAGCATGCGCGCTGCCCAGATTTTGCGCCAGACCGACACGCTGCCGGATAGTATTTTGTGCCTTACCTTTACCGAGAGCGGCGCCGCCAACATGCGCCAGCGCCTGCGCCAGATCATCGGCGAGGACGCGTATAAAATTGCCATTCACACCTTTCACAGTTTCGGCACGGAGATTATCAATCAGCACCGGGAGTATTTTTTTCACGGCGCTGATAGTCAGCCGGCGGATGAACTGACGCAGCACCAAATTGTGACGGGGATCCTCGAGGGGCTTGATTGGCGTAATCCGCTGAGCGTTAAAAACAACGGTGAATTCGTCTACACCAGCGAGCTAATCCGAGTTATCTCCGAGTTCAAACAGAGCGGCCTCACGCCGGCGGAACTAAGGCTAGTGATGGCCGATAATCAGCGCGTTATCGCCGACATTGCCCATGACATTCAGCAGGTATTTGCGACCAAAATTTCTAAAAAAACCATTGAATTATTTGCACCGCTGGCAGAGAAGATTGCCGAGAGAATCGGCGAGGAAAATGCTGCGAAAACTAGCAAGGAAGGCGCTACAGAGCTTTCTGAAAATGCCGCCAGCTCAGCGCCGCATCACGCCACACCATCCGCCGCGCTGCCGTCCTCCATCACCCCGTACGCCCACGTTCTGGCACTCAGCATCGCTCACGCGACCCAAGAGGCCATCGACGCTAGCTCCACCAAACCGCTGACCGCCTGGAAAAACAAGTGGTGCGAAAAGAACGCCGCCGGCGAATTCGTCCTCAAAGACGCCACTGCCAGCGAGAAACTATCCGCCGCCATTGACGTCTACGAAGCATACGGCAACGTGCTGGCCGAGCGCTCGCTGTTTGACTACGACGACATGATTTTGTCCGTTATTCAAGCCTGCGAAGCCCACCCAGAACTGCGCGCCAACCTCCAGGAGCAATTTCAGTTCATCATGGTCGACGAGTTTCAGGACACCAACCTGGCGCAGCTGCGGCTACTGTTCGACCTGACTGGTGATGAGGACGATCCCAACATCATGGCGGTTGGCGACGACGACCAGGCGATTTTCAGTTTTCAGGGCGCGGATATTGGCAATATCCAGCGCTTCCGCCAGCACTATCACGACCCGAAAATCATCGTGCTGACCGATAATTACCGCTCGGCGGCTGACATCCTGACGGCGGCGCGCGGAGTGATTACCCAAGGAACAGATCGCCTGGAGAACACCATTGACGGCTTGTCAAAACAATTGACCGCGCACGCGTCTGGTAACGGCGCGCGGGTTGAAATCCAGGAATTTGCCTCGGTAAGCGAGGAGCGGGCAGGGGTAGCTCAGCACATTGCCGAGCTGATCAAACGTGGCAAAGACCCAGCGCATATCACCGTCATCGCCCGCCACCACAAGGAGCTGATCGAGCTGCTGCCATATCTGTACCGCCAGAACCTGACGGTTAATTATGAGCGCCACGATGATATTTTAGAGCAAAATATCATTCAGACACTGGACAAGCTAGTGCGGGTCGTCATAGCGATTCATCAGAATAACCTCGACGTCGCTAACAGCCTGCTACCAGAGGTCATCGCCCATCCGGCGTTTGGCTTTTCGGCGCTGGATATCTGGCGGCTCAGCCTCCATGCCTATAACAATCGGCAGTTGTGGCTGGAGAGCATGCTGGCGAACAGCACCTTTCAGCCGTTTGGCGAGTGGCTGCTGGAGCGGGCGAAGGACGTGCCGAATCTGCCGCTGGAGGAGCAGTTGGATAAGCTGTTGGGATTGGAAATAGACGCTGGAATTACTCCAATCGACTCCTCTTTACGCGCCGGGCGTCAGAGGACGCTCGGGCTGCAATCGCTGCACGGAGTCGATCAGAGCAATTCCAGCAGTGCTTGCTCCGACAAGAGTTCTTTACCACCAACCAATGAGGACGTTCGAGCAACAATCGCTGTACGGAGTCCTAGTGAAGACTCTTCGCGTAACTCTCTCGCCGCTCACTACTTCTCACCCGAAGCCCTCGCCGAACACCCCGACGCCTACCTGACCACGCTCGAGAGCCTGCGCACGCTGCGCCAAAAATTACGCGACCGCGTCACCGACGAAATCCCAACGCTGGCGGACTTCCTGGAATTCATCAACCTGCACCGCTCGACCAAAACCCGCCTGACGCACATCCGCCCCCAGGCCAGCGCCCTCGGCGGCGCCATCAATCTGATGACCGCCCACAAATCCAAGGGCCTGGAATTCCCGCACGTCTTCGTCATCGGGGCAATCGACAGCGCCTGGGGCGAGAAAGTCCGTTCGCGCTCGCGGCTGATTCGCTATCCCGCCAACCTCCAGCTCCAGCCCGCCGGCGCCAGCTACGACGAGCGGCTGCGGCTATTCTTCGTGGCGATGACCCGCGCCAAAACCACCCTGACCATGACCTATTCTCAGACCAATGACGCCGGTAGCGACACCATGATCGCCAGCTTTCTGACCGACCACGCGCCGACGATTATCCCCGCTGCCGACACGCCCACAGCGCAAATGACCGTGGCGCACACCGACTGGAGCACGCGGCTGAGTGCGCCGATGACCGCGGAACTCAAGGATGTACTGGCGCCGACCTTAGAGACTTACAAACTTTCCATTACGCATCTCAATAATTTCCTCGACGTCTCGCGCGGCGGGCCGCAGAACTTTTTGTTGAACAATCTGCTGCGCTTTCCGTCCGCCAAAAGCCCTGCCGCCAGCTACGGCACCGCCATTCACGCCAGCCTGCAGCAGCTGCACAACCTGCTACGCACTGACCACTACCTGCCGCCCGCTGAGCACATTCTCCACCATTTCCGCACATCGCTTGAGGCCCAGCACCTGCCGCCCGGCGATTTCGAGCTGTATCTGGACAAGGGCACGGCGGCGCTGACGGCGTTTCTGGACGCCAAATCGTCCGATTTTCGTGACACAGAGCTCGCAGAGTTCGATTTCGCTCATCAAGGCGTCGTCGTTGGCGGCGCGCGCCTGACCGGCAAGCTGGACGTCGCCGACATTGATAAGCATAATAAGACCATCTTCGTGACCGATTACAAGACCGGCAAGCCATCGCACTCCTGGAAGGGCACCTCTGATTACGAAAAAATCAAGCTCCACAAATACCGCCAGCAGCTGATGTTTTATCAACTCCTAGTCACGTCATCACGCGATTATGGCAATTTCAGCTTCACCGGCGCTCGCCTGCAGTTCGTCGAGCCGGACACCAAAACTGGCGACATCCTCAGTCTGGAGGACACATTCTCTGAGGAGGAATTAGCTGAATTCGCCCGGCTGATCAATGTCGTCTGGCGGAAAATAACCACGCTGGAACTGCCGGATATCTCTGGGTATTCGGCGGATTATAAGGGGATGGTGCAGTTTGAGGAGGATTTGTTGGCAGAGGCGGAGTAG
- a CDS encoding tRNA-dihydrouridine synthase gives MTFWDNLPQPFFILAPMEAVTDVVFRHVVKQAGAPDVFFTEFANATGWVHAGDKAIAGRLVKTDDEHPLVAQIWGGEPGDMEQFASHCAKLGFDGIDINMGCPARSAIKSGGAALIRRPDVAVAAIAAAKTAGLPVSVKTRLGYTYVDEWREWLTTILQQDIVNLTIHLRTKKEMSKVPAHYELIDDIIKLRDEIAPQTLLTINGDIRNRAQGKELARQHPGINGIMIGRGIFSDPFCFRKGGVSSEIEDKRVIVGGAAPTSEQISDFSEEGADRLAGPAFSDLRAVGDGDDGSDNTKSELIYLLHYHLDLFDHYQPALGRPFETLKRFFKIYIRDFDGAKELREQLMHTTSTDEVRQLLDDQ, from the coding sequence ATGACCTTTTGGGACAATCTGCCGCAGCCATTTTTCATCTTGGCACCCATGGAAGCCGTCACCGACGTGGTGTTTCGTCATGTCGTGAAGCAGGCGGGCGCGCCCGACGTGTTTTTCACCGAGTTCGCCAATGCCACCGGCTGGGTACACGCTGGCGACAAGGCCATCGCTGGGCGGCTGGTCAAAACCGACGATGAGCATCCATTGGTCGCCCAGATATGGGGCGGTGAGCCAGGCGATATGGAACAATTTGCCAGCCATTGCGCCAAGCTCGGCTTTGACGGCATCGACATCAACATGGGCTGTCCCGCCAGATCCGCCATCAAATCTGGTGGCGCAGCGCTCATCCGCCGACCCGACGTGGCGGTTGCCGCCATCGCTGCCGCCAAAACTGCCGGCCTGCCAGTCAGCGTCAAAACCAGGCTGGGCTACACGTATGTTGACGAATGGCGAGAATGGCTGACGACTATTTTGCAGCAAGATATTGTTAATCTGACCATTCATCTGCGCACCAAAAAAGAAATGAGCAAAGTCCCAGCCCATTACGAACTTATCGACGACATCATCAAACTGCGCGACGAAATCGCCCCGCAAACCTTGCTAACCATCAACGGCGACATCCGCAACCGCGCCCAAGGCAAAGAGCTCGCCCGTCAGCACCCCGGCATCAACGGTATCATGATCGGGCGGGGAATTTTCAGCGATCCGTTTTGTTTTCGGAAAGGCGGAGTGTCTTCGGAGATCGAGGATAAGCGGGTGATAGTCGGCGGGGCAGCACCCACTTCTGAACAAATCTCTGATTTTTCAGAAGAAGGGGCGGACCGACTAGCAGGACCCGCGTTTAGCGACCTACGTGCCGTCGGAGACGGCGACGACGGGAGCGACAATACTAAATCAGAGCTTATATATCTACTACATTACCACCTCGACCTCTTTGACCACTACCAGCCAGCCCTCGGCCGCCCCTTCGAAACCCTCAAACGCTTCTTCAAGATCTACATCCGCGACTTCGACGGCGCCAAGGAACTGCGCGAGCAATTGATGCACACCACCAGCACCGACGAAGTCCGCCAATTACTGGATGATCAATAA
- a CDS encoding F0F1 ATP synthase subunit alpha has translation MSKIDVTELAKSLREKIAQLEATEGLADAGVVIRVGDGVAWVHGLSKAGYSEVLEIETDGGVVEAFALNLMEDEIGAVILGGEEKVKAGASVRRKGAVLDVPVGEELLGRVVDPLGRPLDGGPAIKTKQRGLIERPAIGVMGRKSVHEPLMTGIMSIDAMFPIGRGQRELIIGDRQTGKTAIAIDTMINQARQKTGVVNVYVAIGQKLSKIARLVDRLKEEGVMEQTIVVATSPSDAASLLYLAPYAGTAMGEYFRDNGGHALMIYDDLTKHAVAYRQMSLLLRRPPGREAYPGDVFYLHSRLLERSAKLSDELGAGSLTALPIIETQAGDISAYIPTNVISITDGQIFLETDLFYQGIRPAISAGLSVSRVGGAAQTKAVKSVGGNLKLGLSQFRELASFAQFGSDLDDATKAQIDRGQRLTELLKQPQYQPMSVWEQFVSIHAVTSGAFDNVPVAKIKEAQAALLTQLWKNNKDAMRELNKGDKPADEQLKLIDDVTQAAAKGFEE, from the coding sequence ATGAGCAAGATTGATGTGACAGAACTAGCCAAAAGCCTGCGGGAAAAAATCGCGCAGCTGGAGGCGACGGAAGGATTAGCGGACGCTGGTGTGGTCATCCGCGTCGGTGACGGCGTGGCATGGGTGCACGGCCTCAGTAAGGCTGGCTACAGCGAAGTGCTAGAAATTGAGACTGATGGCGGCGTGGTGGAAGCGTTTGCCCTGAACTTGATGGAAGATGAAATTGGTGCGGTGATCCTCGGCGGTGAAGAAAAAGTCAAGGCTGGCGCCAGCGTTCGCCGCAAGGGTGCGGTGCTGGACGTGCCAGTTGGCGAGGAGCTGCTCGGCCGGGTGGTTGACCCGCTAGGTCGGCCGCTAGATGGCGGACCAGCTATCAAGACCAAGCAGCGCGGGCTGATTGAACGCCCAGCTATCGGCGTGATGGGCCGTAAGTCGGTGCACGAGCCGCTGATGACCGGTATCATGTCAATTGACGCCATGTTCCCAATCGGTCGCGGGCAGCGCGAGCTGATTATCGGTGACCGCCAGACCGGTAAAACCGCCATTGCTATCGACACCATGATCAACCAGGCGCGGCAAAAGACTGGCGTGGTGAACGTCTACGTGGCGATTGGACAGAAATTATCAAAGATTGCCCGGTTGGTTGACCGCCTGAAAGAAGAAGGCGTGATGGAGCAAACCATCGTGGTGGCGACCAGCCCGTCAGACGCGGCTTCCCTGTTGTACCTCGCGCCATATGCCGGTACGGCCATGGGCGAATATTTCCGCGACAACGGCGGCCACGCGCTGATGATTTATGATGATTTGACCAAGCACGCCGTGGCCTACCGCCAGATGTCATTGCTGCTACGCCGTCCACCGGGACGCGAGGCGTACCCTGGTGATGTCTTCTACCTACACTCTCGCCTGCTCGAGCGTTCAGCTAAATTGTCGGACGAATTGGGCGCCGGCTCGTTGACTGCTCTGCCAATCATCGAGACGCAGGCTGGTGACATCTCGGCGTACATTCCAACCAACGTGATCTCCATCACCGACGGTCAGATTTTCCTAGAAACCGATTTGTTCTACCAAGGTATTCGCCCGGCCATCTCTGCTGGTCTATCGGTCTCCCGTGTTGGTGGCGCCGCTCAGACCAAGGCGGTTAAATCGGTTGGTGGTAACCTGAAGCTCGGCCTTTCACAGTTCCGTGAATTGGCTAGTTTCGCGCAATTTGGCTCGGATCTGGATGACGCGACCAAGGCGCAAATTGACCGCGGTCAGCGCCTGACTGAACTTTTGAAGCAGCCGCAGTACCAGCCGATGAGCGTGTGGGAGCAATTTGTCAGTATCCATGCGGTGACCAGCGGCGCCTTTGACAATGTGCCAGTCGCTAAGATCAAGGAAGCACAAGCTGCCCTGCTGACACAACTTTGGAAGAATAACAAAGACGCCATGCGTGAACTTAATAAGGGCGATAAGCCAGCTGACGAGCAACTGAAGCTGATTGATGACGTAACGCAGGCAGCGGCGAAAGGGTTTGAGGAGTAA
- the atpD gene encoding F0F1 ATP synthase subunit beta: protein MSKTLGKIIQIVGVVVDVEFPRDVKLPAIYDALHVKNGKETLVLEVAQHLDEHTVRTIALSSTDGLARGAEVVATGAPISVPVGTETQGRMFNVVGEAIDEKPQPKGKTAPIHRPAPDLSEQSNKTEILETGIKVVDLIAPLAKGGKAGLFAGAGVGKTVLITELINNIAKFHSGNSVFAGVGERTREGNDLYYEMEEAGVLDKTSLVFGQMNEPPGARLRVALSGLAMAEAFRDEGKDVLLFIDNIYRYTQAGAEVSALLGRLPSAVGYQPNLQQEMGALQERITSTKKGSITSVQAVYVPADDLTDPAPATTFAHLDATIVMNRALTEIGIYPAVDVLDSSSNSLDPEIVGEEHYRVAREVQRVLQQYKELQDIIAILGMEELSDDQKQIVARARRIQRFLAQPFHVAEKFTGNPGVYVKLEDTIRDAADILAGKYDDKPESWFYMVQGTLADQVARDAESAKQPEAKKD, encoded by the coding sequence ATGAGTAAAACACTAGGAAAAATTATTCAAATCGTTGGCGTGGTGGTCGATGTGGAATTTCCACGTGACGTTAAGCTGCCGGCAATTTATGACGCGCTCCATGTCAAGAACGGCAAAGAGACGCTGGTGCTGGAAGTAGCGCAGCACCTCGATGAGCACACGGTGCGAACGATTGCGCTGTCGTCGACTGACGGCTTGGCTCGCGGTGCGGAAGTGGTGGCGACTGGCGCGCCGATTTCTGTGCCGGTGGGCACTGAAACTCAGGGGCGCATGTTTAACGTGGTTGGTGAAGCGATTGACGAAAAGCCACAGCCAAAGGGCAAAACCGCACCAATTCACCGCCCTGCTCCGGATCTGAGTGAGCAATCGAACAAGACAGAGATTTTGGAAACTGGTATCAAGGTCGTCGACCTCATCGCGCCGCTGGCCAAAGGTGGTAAAGCTGGTCTGTTCGCCGGCGCTGGTGTCGGTAAAACCGTCCTGATCACCGAGCTGATTAACAACATCGCCAAATTCCACTCTGGTAACTCGGTCTTTGCTGGTGTTGGTGAGCGTACTCGCGAAGGAAATGACTTGTACTACGAAATGGAAGAAGCCGGCGTGCTGGACAAGACTTCGCTGGTGTTTGGTCAGATGAACGAGCCACCTGGAGCACGTCTGCGTGTGGCATTGTCGGGTCTGGCAATGGCTGAAGCCTTTCGTGATGAAGGCAAGGACGTGCTGCTGTTTATCGACAATATTTACCGCTACACCCAGGCTGGTGCTGAGGTGTCGGCACTGCTCGGTCGTTTGCCAAGCGCTGTGGGTTATCAGCCAAACTTGCAGCAAGAAATGGGTGCTCTGCAGGAGCGTATTACTTCGACGAAAAAGGGTTCGATCACCTCTGTTCAGGCGGTCTATGTGCCAGCTGACGACTTGACCGACCCAGCGCCGGCAACCACCTTCGCCCACCTGGACGCGACCATCGTGATGAACCGTGCTTTGACGGAAATTGGTATCTACCCGGCTGTCGATGTGCTGGATTCTAGCTCTAATTCGTTGGATCCAGAAATCGTTGGTGAGGAACACTACCGCGTGGCGCGCGAAGTTCAGCGAGTGTTGCAGCAGTACAAAGAACTGCAGGATATCATCGCTATCCTTGGTATGGAAGAATTGTCGGATGACCAGAAGCAAATCGTTGCTCGGGCGCGTCGCATCCAGCGTTTCCTAGCCCAGCCATTCCACGTGGCTGAGAAGTTTACTGGCAATCCAGGCGTGTACGTCAAGTTGGAAGACACAATTCGCGACGCCGCTGACATCTTGGCTGGTAAATACGATGACAAGCCAGAAAGCTGGTTCTACATGGTGCAAGGCACACTGGCCGACCAAGTAGCTCGTGATGCTGAAAGCGCAAAGCAACCAGAAGCAAAGAAGGACTAG
- the atpG gene encoding ATP synthase F1 subunit gamma, translating to MPSTRALKNRIRSVDSTKQITKAMQLVAASKMRRSQEADKASAPYTMAAEELLSYLASQGATDNHPLFKRRKITKRLIIVIASDKGLAGAYNTNVLKKYLELLKRDDERGIENLTLTIGRRASQFASRLKDTKIIGNYDDLPDQPSGLTFHTILNTATSMFENGEVDAVTLVYTRFVNSMVQTAELSRLLPAGTKTLIDPSEVSNTVSDAKYEPSIPEVLDAVANRLTGARLLQALLDARASEHSMRMMAMKNATDNASDLVDDLTLAMNKARQGAITQELAEISGGVEAMEQ from the coding sequence ATGCCGAGTACTCGTGCGCTGAAAAATCGCATTCGCTCGGTGGATTCGACCAAGCAAATCACCAAGGCGATGCAGTTGGTGGCGGCCAGCAAAATGCGCCGTTCGCAAGAGGCGGACAAGGCGTCAGCTCCCTACACCATGGCAGCCGAGGAGTTGCTGAGCTACCTGGCCAGTCAAGGTGCAACCGATAACCACCCGCTGTTTAAGCGCCGCAAAATCACTAAGCGTCTAATCATCGTCATTGCCAGCGACAAAGGTTTGGCTGGAGCGTATAACACAAACGTGCTGAAGAAGTATCTGGAGCTACTGAAGCGTGATGATGAGCGCGGCATTGAGAATCTGACCTTGACAATTGGGCGTCGGGCTTCACAGTTTGCCTCGCGCTTGAAGGATACGAAGATTATCGGTAACTATGACGATTTACCGGATCAGCCGTCAGGGCTCACTTTTCACACCATTTTAAACACCGCGACTAGCATGTTTGAGAATGGCGAAGTTGACGCAGTAACGTTGGTATACACGCGATTTGTCAATAGCATGGTGCAGACGGCGGAATTATCGCGCTTGTTGCCAGCTGGCACGAAGACGCTGATTGATCCGAGTGAAGTTTCTAACACGGTTTCCGATGCCAAGTACGAGCCGAGCATTCCGGAAGTGCTGGACGCCGTAGCGAATCGTTTGACGGGCGCGCGATTATTGCAAGCGTTGCTGGACGCTCGCGCTTCGGAACATTCTATGCGGATGATGGCTATGAAGAACGCGACGGATAATGCTTCTGACCTGGTGGATGACTTGACGCTGGCGATGAACAAAGCCCGCCAGGGCGCGATCACCCAGGAATTGGCAGAAATTTCTGGCGGTGTGGAGGCGATGGAACAATGA
- the atpC gene encoding ATP synthase F1 subunit epsilon translates to MDLKLVTLGGVKLDEMVYSVTIPTIDGEISVLPSHEPLVTVARDGVITVRRRQEDPDNQLEYFAISGGVVKIDYSSVQILVDEADHGDDIIEAETQAALERAIKARDEAGDQVEREKAKQLIDRHMVRLKVADLHRRKRRR, encoded by the coding sequence ATGGATCTAAAGCTGGTAACGCTCGGTGGTGTCAAGCTGGATGAGATGGTCTACTCGGTAACTATTCCGACGATTGACGGTGAGATTTCGGTGCTGCCGAGCCACGAACCGCTGGTGACGGTGGCGAGGGACGGCGTGATCACCGTGCGCCGGCGTCAAGAAGACCCCGACAATCAATTGGAATATTTCGCAATCTCCGGCGGCGTGGTGAAAATCGATTATTCATCGGTGCAAATCCTGGTGGACGAGGCCGACCATGGCGACGACATCATCGAGGCGGAGACTCAGGCGGCCCTGGAGCGCGCCATCAAAGCCCGCGACGAGGCCGGCGACCAAGTCGAGCGCGAGAAAGCCAAACAGCTCATCGACCGGCATATGGTGCGGTTGAAGGTGGCGGACTTGCATCGGCGCAAGCGACGACGGTAG